Proteins from one Polynucleobacter wuianus genomic window:
- a CDS encoding sulfate/molybdate ABC transporter ATP-binding protein, translating into MSIVVQNVNKKFGDFVALNNVSLEFPSGELVALLGPSGCGKTTLLRIIAGLETPDSGNIILDGADTSATPVRDRQVGFVFQHYALFKHMTVFDNVAFGLQVKNRKERPSKDEIAHKVHELLKLVQLDWLHDRFPAQLSGGQRQRIALARALAVQPKVLLLDEPFGALDAKVRKELRRWLRQLHDELHITSIFVTHDQEEALEVADRVVLMNQGNVEQIGSPDEVYEHPATPFVYGFLGNVNLFHGRVEGEGIQVGNDKLEHNYSSSISQGASVMAFARPHELDIVADNSRSDGVPAKIDRILSFGLNSRIELSAASSGGEYAQQFYEVELPKIEVVKRGLVEGQQVRIVPSQLRVFEKLSKN; encoded by the coding sequence ATGAGTATTGTTGTTCAAAACGTTAATAAAAAATTTGGTGACTTTGTTGCCTTAAATAATGTTTCTCTCGAATTTCCATCGGGCGAGCTAGTTGCCCTTTTAGGCCCATCTGGCTGTGGAAAGACTACGCTTTTGCGCATCATTGCCGGTCTTGAGACCCCCGATAGTGGCAATATTATTTTAGATGGTGCCGATACTTCAGCCACCCCCGTGCGCGATCGTCAAGTGGGATTTGTATTTCAACACTATGCCCTGTTTAAGCATATGACTGTTTTTGATAACGTTGCTTTTGGCTTGCAAGTGAAGAATCGTAAAGAGCGCCCAAGCAAAGATGAGATCGCGCACAAAGTTCATGAGCTATTAAAGCTCGTTCAACTAGATTGGCTACATGATCGCTTCCCCGCACAACTATCTGGCGGTCAACGTCAACGCATTGCTTTGGCTCGAGCTTTGGCCGTGCAACCTAAAGTATTACTATTAGATGAACCCTTTGGTGCACTAGATGCCAAAGTGCGTAAAGAGTTGCGTCGCTGGTTACGTCAATTACATGATGAACTCCATATCACCTCAATTTTCGTAACCCACGATCAGGAGGAAGCGCTCGAAGTAGCTGATCGTGTAGTGCTCATGAACCAAGGCAATGTCGAGCAAATCGGCAGTCCAGATGAAGTCTATGAACATCCTGCCACTCCTTTTGTATATGGGTTCTTGGGCAATGTGAATTTATTTCATGGTCGTGTGGAGGGCGAAGGCATTCAAGTAGGAAATGACAAGCTCGAGCACAACTACTCCAGCAGTATTTCTCAAGGCGCATCGGTGATGGCGTTTGCACGCCCACATGAACTCGATATTGTTGCCGACAATAGTCGAAGTGATGGGGTACCAGCCAAAATAGATCGCATTCTCTCTTTTGGATTGAATTCTCGTATTGAACTCTCCGCAGCATCAAGCGGTGGCGAATATGCTCAGCAATTCTATGAAGTAGAGCTTCCTAAGATCGAAGTAGTAAAACGTGGTCTGGTTGAAGGTCAGCAAGTTAGAATTGTTCCATCACAATTACGCGTTTTCGAAAAACTATCCAAGAATTAA
- the cysW gene encoding sulfate ABC transporter permease subunit CysW, whose product MSTTRFERSSATRDSAIVKTIVLFLSLSFFGIFLLLPLFSVFAEALHKGWVYYFNALTEPDTWSAIKLTLLAAGIAVPLNLIFGVAASWAIAKFDFRGKHLLITLIDIPFSVSPVIAGLIFVLVFGAQGWFGSWLSDHDIKIIFAVPGIILATIFVTFPFVARELIPLMEAQGREEEEAATVLGANGWQTFWYVTLPNIKWGLLYGVILCNARAMGEFGAVSVVSGHIRGYTNTIPLQVEILYNEYNYVAAFAVASLLALLALLTLAAKTYVEWRLESETNAAPAIEGPL is encoded by the coding sequence ATGAGTACGACGCGTTTTGAACGTAGTAGCGCAACACGAGACTCTGCAATCGTAAAAACGATTGTTTTATTTCTGTCCTTAAGCTTCTTTGGTATCTTTCTGCTGCTCCCACTTTTTTCAGTGTTTGCAGAAGCGCTACATAAAGGCTGGGTCTATTACTTCAATGCCTTAACGGAGCCTGATACTTGGTCAGCCATTAAATTAACCTTGCTCGCAGCAGGTATTGCAGTTCCTTTGAATCTTATCTTCGGAGTTGCAGCTTCATGGGCTATCGCTAAGTTTGATTTCAGGGGAAAACACCTTCTGATCACACTAATTGACATCCCCTTTTCCGTTTCTCCCGTCATCGCAGGCTTAATTTTCGTACTGGTATTTGGTGCCCAAGGTTGGTTCGGCAGCTGGCTTTCCGACCATGACATCAAGATCATTTTTGCCGTGCCTGGAATTATTTTGGCTACTATTTTTGTCACCTTTCCATTTGTCGCACGTGAACTAATCCCATTAATGGAGGCACAGGGTCGCGAAGAGGAAGAGGCTGCAACCGTTTTAGGTGCTAATGGTTGGCAAACCTTTTGGTATGTCACCCTCCCCAACATCAAATGGGGCTTGCTATACGGAGTCATTCTTTGTAATGCTCGTGCAATGGGAGAATTTGGAGCTGTTTCAGTTGTCTCTGGTCACATTCGCGGCTATACAAATACCATTCCACTGCAAGTAGAAATTCTCTACAACGAATACAACTATGTTGCTGCATTTGCAGTGGCATCCCTACTGGCTCTCTTAGCACTATTAACTCTGGCTGCCAAAACCTATGTGGAATGGCGCCTTGAATCCGAAACAAACGCAGCACCCGCAATCGAAGGTCCATTATGA
- the cysT gene encoding sulfate ABC transporter permease subunit CysT, with protein sequence MSSAKKNSIFPGFGLSLGYTITYLSIIVLIPLSAVIFKTTSLTFSEFITEVTSPRVMASYRLSFGMALLAGFINSIFGLLLAWSLVRYTFIGKNLVDALVDLPFALPTAVTGIALAALYSKNGWIGQYLEPLGIKIAFTPWGVLVALIFIGLPFVVRTVQPILEEIEIELEEASASLGASRWQTFRRVVLPILLPALLTGFALAFARAVGEYGSVIFIAGNIPMVSEITPLMIITKLEQYDYAGATAIASVMLVISMILLLAINGLQAWTAKRTGRTR encoded by the coding sequence ATGTCTTCAGCAAAGAAAAATAGCATCTTCCCTGGTTTTGGTTTATCGCTTGGTTACACCATTACCTATTTGTCGATCATCGTCTTAATTCCACTCTCTGCAGTCATTTTTAAGACCACTAGCCTCACTTTTAGCGAGTTCATTACTGAAGTTACTTCTCCTAGGGTAATGGCATCGTATCGACTTAGCTTTGGTATGGCCCTATTAGCCGGATTCATCAACTCAATCTTTGGTCTTTTACTAGCATGGTCTCTTGTGCGCTACACCTTTATTGGTAAAAATTTAGTTGATGCTCTAGTAGATCTTCCATTCGCATTACCCACCGCCGTAACTGGTATTGCATTAGCTGCTCTCTACTCAAAAAATGGTTGGATCGGTCAATACCTTGAACCACTTGGAATCAAGATTGCTTTTACCCCATGGGGCGTTCTTGTTGCCCTGATATTTATTGGACTTCCCTTTGTTGTCAGAACAGTACAGCCCATTCTCGAAGAAATTGAAATAGAGTTAGAAGAGGCCTCTGCAAGCCTTGGCGCTAGTCGTTGGCAAACCTTTAGACGGGTGGTGTTACCCATTCTTTTGCCTGCCTTACTTACTGGATTTGCACTTGCTTTCGCACGTGCTGTTGGTGAGTACGGCTCTGTCATCTTTATTGCTGGCAATATTCCAATGGTCTCGGAAATCACTCCACTGATGATCATTACCAAGCTGGAACAGTACGACTACGCTGGCGCAACGGCGATCGCCTCTGTGATGCTCGTTATCTCAATGATTTTGCTTCTTGCAATTAATGGCTTGCAAGCCTGGACTGCGAAAAGAACGGGGAGGACTCGCTAA